The following nucleotide sequence is from Geotrypetes seraphini chromosome 10, aGeoSer1.1, whole genome shotgun sequence.
CCTGCGATCAGTTAGCAGTATAAAGTTAATATGTCAGTCACCTATGAATATAAAATATATgtctacaaaaacaaaaaatgtttacgattgcttggatgtttttctggaaTAACTTGACTGGTCAAATCAGACTGTGTGTGGAacactccattaaaaaaaaaactgcttaaGACCAAGTTGTTTGTGGATCCTTACTTATATGATAATTATGCTTCTGAAACTGTTTTGCTTTCCCTTAATTACAGCTGATGGGTATCTGTTAAAGGTATTACAAAGGGTATTTTCTTATATTATTAACCAGATGTGTAATGATTTTGAATTGTAATGCTTTAGTGtatgtgtaattttatgtttttatatatgtaACTTTGGAAACCACTGAGATCTTTGgcatatagaaatttttaaaatcaatcaatcataaCTGCATTACCTGATGGTTTAGTGGTGTAATCGGGGCAGGAATGATGTGATTTGTGACGGTAACTATTTTCATTCATGGAGCAACCCAtctggtgtgcctcaaggttctccgctatcgcctaccttattcaacatctacatttcccctttaggacatttattacagagtttaaatgtaaaattttatatatacacagatgacatttctattttaatccctctaaataattttaccactgaaattttaaatcaaatatcttctattatgactcagatagaacagtggacaattaatttcaaactgaaacccAATACgaaaaagaccaaacttttcttggctagtcccaacaacaaaataacaaactcattgcgtcatcttaatggtcatgattacccgattattaaatctatcaaaattctgggagtcacactagaccgatatttaacactagcagaacacacgaacttagtggtacaaaaatgcttttttacattgtggaaattaaaaaccataaaaaaatattttgatcctttatcgttcagactattagtgcaggcattagttttatctattttagactattgcaacatcatctatttaggagcactccaaaaaattctaaggaaattaaggataattcagaatacagctgttagattgatttttggtttaaaaaggaacgaccatattagtccatattatcgtttacttcattggctgcctttggaggcaagagcattattcaaattttcctgtatctgctttacgCTGATATCGgaattgtctccagcttacctttttcctcattttgtgttgcatagaccatcaagagaaactagaaacttctacttatttgcttattcaaaaattaatgggtgtagatataagaccttcttagataggaccctagcatttcaagctggtagacaacaatcttggttaggtaaatgaattcagcaagctatgttatccttatgctgttttcggaaattaattaagaccactttgttcgataagtttattacttaatgagagttttattattgaaattctattttacaaatatttgtattttttactatattattgtatttcgctgattgtccagctctttttaatttaaaccgcctagaacttttggctatggcggtataaaagaataaagttattattattattattatctggtgAATAAAGTGGATGAGGACACACCACAAtgtttttatttgacagaaattgcTGTACCAGAAGTGATGTACGACACGGAGCATTGTCGTGATGGATGAAACCAATTGCCCATTTCTCAGGCCACACTCACTCACCTCATGTTCAAAtctgttgttaaaatgttttgaatggaaccataagagatgttcagatcctcagaaattGCCTTAATAGTCAATCGCCTgattgatccaatcattttgcttactctttcaacattctcttgggtttttgatgCTGAAGGACGTCTCGATCTCTCCTAGTCTTCAACCAATTCACAACCATTATGAAATCAATCGAATCActtgtaaaccatcttcatggtcactgcagcattaccataaactaattttaaaattttgtgcatttctttagcactttttttgcagtttgaaacaaTATTTCATGCCATTCAATCCATGATTTATGGCACTCTTTAAAAACACACCTTCTCTCAATCGTAGCTCACAATCAACTGACTGCACtgaacagcctgttttacaaagccgcatggcaacagccctgaagccctttaaatctctatgggcttcggggccgttaccacacagcagccgctagcgcggctttgtaaaacaggccctaaggttTGATGCAccacatagctggttttaagaagggtttggaaaatttcctgaaggaatagtctatagtctgttattgagacagacatgggggaagccactgcttgccctggattggtagcatggaatgttgttacttttggggggggggggttccccatactagtgacctggattggccaccctaaggatgggctactgggctatatggatcattggtctgactcagtaaggctattcttatggtcttatgaatAAGTGGAAGCCCTGCCTATATTCTTTCATGTTCCATTCCTGtgcatccccctccctctctttctctttgtaAATATGTGCTATGTATGTTGAGTGGTCATTTGCAGAATAGTGGTTAGGTGGCATATTGGCATTTTCATATGTAGTATTTAGTATTCTTCATATTTACAAATGGAGGAATTCTATATATATGTTGCTGAATGTTTGGTGCTATTTCAGTGCTAAATTTCCAACATATAAAAGTGTTCTAATGGATGcaaagtgctgaaaaagggcagAAATGGCAGACCCGTGTGAAAACACACTTACACGtccatttatagaacagtgcctaAATGTTTCCATGTGGATCTGTAAAGGGAGCATGGCTGTGGGAGGGGCATATGCGGATCTGGAGTGTTCCCGTAAGAAGCGCATAGTGTTATAGAATGGTGTGGATCTGCACCCAATTAGCATGCTGGGATTTACACCTCATTTCAGTTGGCGTAACTCCTCATGCCCAAAACTGAGCGCATATTCTGGTTCTACACCTATATTGTATAAAGGGTACTGATCTTAGAATGCTCATTGTATAATGTcattcagtgctgattttttcgATGTCAAATTTTGAacatcatttactgaatctagcccatatTGTGTGCATAAATGTTAGTATCAAGCCTATTGTAAGTAATACtgcaaaattgaaaaaaaaatatataaaaaccttttaAAAATCTATATTTCACCACCTTCACTTCCTTCGGTGAAACATGCTGCTCCATTATATCAGTTTTTAGCTAGATTCCTGCAATTCTGTTTCCATGATGCTTCTCAGTTCAACTATGTGCAATTGAACCTCCCTCTTCGCaacacaacttttcatctccttgtGTGATGAGTACATGGTTTCCACAGCATCCTCTCCAACTGACCAGCTTGCAAGGAATAGAACTGCTATAAAATCAAGTTGAAAATGAGTTAAAATAAGAGAATATGGTGGTGGCAGATATAAGGTCTCTCTTGAGGTTCTAACAGGGCCTGGGAGGAAAAACCCCCCGAATTTAGAATAGCTATTAAGTTGCAATTTAGAATGTAGTCTTCAAGTGGGAAAAATAATACAGAACACAAACCTCAGGCTCCTCTTAACAGTTCATAGTACTGACACTGAGGCACTAAACCATACATTATCTTTTTATGCTGGACCTAGTCAGCATTCTATTGTATTCAACATGTTGATCATTACCAAAATAGCCTCGTTATTTATGCAACAAAATTCTGACTCTCATGTAAAAGATATATATTCTGTTTCTTGCTGCTAAAATAGTGTTTGTGTAATTTTTTATAGATTAAATTTCATCAGCAGAAGTGATACCTAATAACGCCAACAAGCATCATGAAGACAGTTGCATCATTACGTTTATTGCTGGTTGTAGTTGTAGGAGCTTTGGCTGGCAAGGCACAAGAATTCGAAAGCAGCGATGAGGGCAAAGATCCCGAATTCCTTTACTTGAATAGATACAAGCGTGCCACTGATGCACAAGATAAGTGCACCTACACTTTTATTGTACCCCAACAAAAAGTTACAGGTGCCATTTGTGTGAACTCAAAAGAGCCTGAAACTATATTGGATAGCAGAGTGAACAAGCAAGAAATAGAACTGCTTAATAATGAACTACTAAAACAGAAAAGGCAGATAGAGAACCTTCAGCAGATTGTGGAAGTGGATGGTGGGATAGTGAATGAGGTCAAACTCTTACGAAAAGAAAGTCGGAATATGAACTCTAGGGTGACACAACTCTACATGCAGCTCCTGCATGAAATCATCAGAAAGAGAGACAATGCGTTAGAACTCTCTCAGCTGGAGAACAAGATCTTAAACCAAACAGCTGAGATGCTGCAGCTTACAACCAAATACAAGGATCTTGAGCATAAGTACCAACACTTGTTCACATTAGCAACCAATCAGTCCATAGTTATTGCACAGCTGGAAGAGTACTGTCAAAGGGTACCACCTATGAAACCAATCCCATTGCCTCCCCAGCAATCAAACAAGATGTTTCCTCCCCCAAACTATAATCGCTTCGTCAACCAAATATCTACTAATGAAATTCAGGGGGATCAGAATCTAAAGGCCCTACCACCTACTCTACCCACCATGCCAGCAGTTACCAACAGCCCAACTTTCACTGATAAACCATCCGGTAAGTACCACTATGTAAAATTTATGAATATCCATTAACTATAGGAATCACAACTTTTTATCTGTGAAACTGCCTCTCACTTAAAGAAGTCTGCATTTCATTTTACACTGATAAGAGAAAAATAAGTGTTCTCTGAGAAAGACTTCAGTGATCACCTGTCTTGAAATTTTCCATGGATGCTTCAGTTTTAGAGACTTCTTAAAACATCACCGTAGGGCTGACATGAGATATTCAGCCAGTGAAAGCAGGAACAAAGAGATGTTTCTATTTGGAATATTTGACTCAATACTGCCAGTGTTTTGGCACCCTAAAAAAGTGCCTTCCTCACAAGTCGAAATGCACAACACCCTATTGGCAGTTTAGATGCTAATGAATAAAGATCTTGAGAGAAAGTATCCCATGTGAAATCTCTTTGTCCCTATTTTCACTGGCTGAATATCTCATGTCAGCCCTATGGTGAAGTTTTAAGAAGTCTATCTACATTGTCTATCTACATTGTCTATCTACATTGATGTGGGGGACTCATTATTTTTGGGTGGTGTTGAGATGAGATATCACACATGCATATTTATAACAGGAGACAAGTGTGCATATATACATATTAAAATAACATCATTAAAATAACATCTGTTATAATTTATTGTATTTAATACCTCTATattagtggtctcaaacacgcggcccgggggtcacatgcgacccgccatgtactattttgaggcccttggtatatgtatcataatcacaaaagtaaaataaaacagttttttgatcatatgcctctttaactataaattacaatattattattaagacttagccaaaaggaaagatttataaactataaagagttttacctcatgcaaaattgtaatttctttaataagacagtaactattttttctgaggccctccaagtacctacaaatccaaaatgtggccctgcaaagggtttgagtttgagaccactgctctatatatATCATAGAGAAATATCAGTATTAAAGTTCCTCAAACTTCATTACTCAGAATTGAGGTCCATGAGAGTGTTACTGTATTGATATCATGCAGACATTATCTGGAGAGTATGGCAAGAAAGAATTTGATAAGAAAACTGAAGAATGAGAAATATTTGAAAACAAGGGGTATGTGGCCAGgctaaaaagttatttttataagaaataaaatatacagtatggggcaattttataaagtgGGTGCCAACATTTATTCACTGAACATGCACATAAATGAATAGAATAATGGCATACATACACATAACATGTATTTTACAGGTAGATGTATACATACATGGGGTTGGGGAGAAGAACTGGCGGAATTCACACTTATGTATATACTGTCAGAATACTTTAAATTATGCCCAGGTCTCTGGCATTTAGATGTGGGCATTTTCATGAGTTCTATTGCTTGCATTAAGTGCTCGCACCTAAATTATACCTGGTTACTCCAGtagagtgtttctcaacttcttcaagccaagtacccctaagcctaacaaataccaaccgagtacccccgcccaaactctaccccagaccccacctctataataatagtactaattataacacaatttcttccatccatttttcatatacacacaatataatcttactaatacataatggtaaccacaaagcacactgtacgcagagaaaatgttaattatcatttatattcagggtggTTTTCCCAAAGAGATCAAGGAAGatgtctttaaaatatgcaatcagtaacaactatagaaaaataaacaaatatagacagcagatataaattcacaaaattgccacattttaatcactatgttgaaaataaaattattttttcctgtagttacattacattacattacattagtgatttctattccgcttgtaccttgcggttcaaagcgaattacataagaagaagctggacatttccaggagggtacgtgacatttagggtaagacatagttacagaatgagtatagacttggtaacattggatgagagcagttatatttcattacatatcaaatctttttccaggcgttggtaggtaataaatCGGTAGGAAGAAttaggtgtttttgttttttttttgctcggttgaggatatggtgtcagggagtgggtaacctggtcggtgtatgtggaagaggagattaggtgttttgaatatgctttttgaaaagccatgtccgccgtcggcctcgagctcctgggggccggcggctcgagtcgcccagccggtgctgagtcccccccattcccacttcagctggcacggacggtttgagaatgagggagagaacaacgcagccagacggaccgcgggaagggaaaggtggggagggtttcgagggagccggctggccgcataaattattttaatttgaaatctgccgccgtcgccgcggctcctctctcatcttccgacataatataagtgcagctcatgagaggagccgcggcggcggctttgaaaacggctcccttagttcgctgcattttttaaaaaagtttaaaactgccgccgtggctcctctcacgatcccggcctgtgtcagagaaggcttccgacgcaggccggatcgtgagaggagccgcgtaggcatctttaaacttaaaaaaaaatccagcaaagaactaagggagccgttttatctccatgctgctacgaaggaacaggtgagggggagggaaatgctgatgctgatgcacagggagcaggcaggcatggcaggcaagcaggggaagagggaaaggggctgctttgggggtaggggtgtgctgggggcacatagcagtcatgggcaggggatcacagaacaggcaggcatggctcaacaaggggagagggaaagggggctactttggtttcctgggccagacagcaatcataggggggaaacagaaaggggccacggagcaggcaggcatggcacaaaagggggcaggggcattgggaaacggggctgctttggggggaagggtgttctgggggcacacaccaatcatgccggggaagagaagggggccatagagagataggcaggcatggcgcaagacagagacacagacagaaagaatgacagacagacagacagcatccaagcacagagagagaaaggaaaaaaaaaacagtcgtctactctagcacctgttgcacagggggagaacgaaagagatgctgatggacagggggttgaagaaaaggaacggaggactaatgttggacagggggagaaggaaagaggtgcaggaaacaggggggaggtaaaacaaagggagaagggctgctgctgcataaggagagcagtgaaggggtggtggtggacacaggggaggtaaaaggaagggaaaatggacagggggagcaggcaaggggtggtgatggacagccaaggaaaaagaaaggcagaaagaaaaaaagcggctaaggagagagagagaaagaaataaagacagacacacacacatatgttctagcacccgttaatgtaacgggcttaaagactagtaaattatATAATACTATAATTTATCCATGTTTTACTGGCAATCTTGGTGCTAGCATTAACACCAGCTCCACGGCAGGGGGAAAGTACTCATGCTTGCTGGCATTCTTTAACAAAACGTAGGTTCCTATTTTCAGATACAGCATACGATCCAAATAGGCACCTTCTAGAGTGGTTAGATAAGGGCTTTCTCCAAGGAGTACCATGATGGCCATTCTATGACTTATGTGAAGATGGCATCTTGTGTCAAGTTGAAagctctttatttctctctctaccatcCTCTGGCTTATTTTTCTTGGGACAGCTCCTTTTTACAATTTTCCAAGCATATGATGGCACAGCACAACAGTTAATTGAAGACGGTTTCCCTTTCTGTTGAGAAGCAGATCTGTGGAAACAGGCAAGTACTATAATCTTGTTTGAATGCCACTGCCAAGCAGAAGTATACAATCTGCTGTTTTCCGTACTCAGCAATGACTTTTTATTAGGCTGCTTTTAAAAACTTTGAATCAAGCCTTTACTTGTCTTAGTCTATTCGCTGGTATTCTCCATGTGTGCCAAAGACAGGTTTTCAATAATCTGCCTCATCATAAGGCTGCTCCTGTCAAATTGCTGAGCATAAAATCTCACCTTTCAATATAAATATTTCCCTTCAAACATAGATACAAAAGACAGACAGGTCTTGGCACTGGTTTTCACATCGCTGCTAGCCCTGACGTATGGAAAAATCAAAGAAAGCAGTGAACTTATCATTACGCTAACATCCCTGTCCTATAGGGAAACTATATCAAATCAACGCAATGGACTGAACATCTAAGTCCCAGCAGACAGCAGTTTGCTTTGAATCTTCATCCTGCGTTCTTCTCCAGTATCATAGTCAGTTGGCTTCGCACAGTGGCAAGTGTTCGTAATACTTCTGAAAGGTTGAAAATCATAAACACATTTGTCGCTTGGGCGCCAGAACTTCTTTCTATTATCAAGAAAAGTAACGAGGTAGGGCTGCAGAAACAGGGAATCATCCAACCCTTTGAGGAGATGCAAACAAGGTGCCAAAGCATAGTTGGAACTAAACTTAAGGCACATCATTCAAGTCACAGCAAGATATGCTTGGCAGGTCCCATGAGTTCAAAAAGAAACCAAGCCATAGTATGAGAAAAATGATTGGTGTAAAGGAGATTCAGTGTCTGGGTGCACATCAAACTTAAGCACATTTTCACCCGCAACTGTCTGAATGTGAAGATTTGCAACAGTCATTAGAGCTGGTTTTGCACGATCAAGGATGATTGCTTCAACTTCAACTGTCCAGTGCTTTACAAATATGCTCTCTCTCCTAATACTAGGAGGTCCCATTTATCATACCAATTGAAGACAGATTTTTAGTTTTCAACATT
It contains:
- the ANGPTL2 gene encoding angiopoietin-related protein 2 — its product is MKTVASLRLLLVVVVGALAGKAQEFESSDEGKDPEFLYLNRYKRATDAQDKCTYTFIVPQQKVTGAICVNSKEPETILDSRVNKQEIELLNNELLKQKRQIENLQQIVEVDGGIVNEVKLLRKESRNMNSRVTQLYMQLLHEIIRKRDNALELSQLENKILNQTAEMLQLTTKYKDLEHKYQHLFTLATNQSIVIAQLEEYCQRVPPMKPIPLPPQQSNKMFPPPNYNRFVNQISTNEIQGDQNLKALPPTLPTMPAVTNSPTFTDKPSGPWRDCLQALEDGHTTSTIYLVKPDNTNRLMQVWCDQRHDPGGWTVIQRRLDGSVNFFRNWENYKQGFGNLDGEYWLGLENIYWLTNQGNYKLLVTLEDWSGRKVFAEYASFKVEPESEFYKLKLGRYNGNAGDSFTWHNGKQFTTLDRDHDIYTANCAHYQKGGWWYNACAHSNLNGVWYRGGHYRSRYQDGVYWAEFRGGSYSLKKVVMMIRPNPNTFH